One window of the Microplitis demolitor isolate Queensland-Clemson2020A chromosome 10, iyMicDemo2.1a, whole genome shotgun sequence genome contains the following:
- the LOC103571827 gene encoding intermembrane lipid transfer protein VPS13B: protein MFKIESYITPIILNYVGKFVKNFKPEQSQVSLWGGDATFQNLDLKLSVLNDELKLPFKFISGHIHELSIHVPWVKIASEPIVVTINTIECILKMRDDSEVNSDNNFPQKINFDTLQEETPSSYIKTIVTKVVNNITINCNNLILKFVEEDIVLSVNIRFFGLQTVNNEWKPSFTDIYTTDMILRKLITIEDLTLCLDRMDASGKIEIYQDPVVYRCSMTIRWLIDYQKQKPDSTERESVTRFDVHCKKIEFSMTEHQLPMIMRLVTLIINSLQSELNSRDRMSVRSSEGNDQISVSSDDNLFPGSSNTSVIARPTNNISWSSWAWQTVTSLVPDWNNDLSLNKSLDNNIQVINFGIYVDETVFTFKVIEVSQEVYSRKNLKVKYRPCISLRLSAVSTSVLVYDINFTAVQIKLGYIGLYPQGNCTCGFSEVKNNLEPTFYLTAGSFQSDYNQSSLFDINANENNGLAKNYKEIMSKTLLSKLFTNNSDKSPALMMDFVHFIEIPAEMSKKELFRFNGNFEFCNFKETKITRYYVGNLTVKICSGIIHRLSAIADLVEKDFLACFSDKNNDTLIESSSTTIEEFDALNEYIATEKVELVVNQLTVEIFLANHHHDIRKSNLDSNSKNYKFSLDYPRLAFEIDRVELSTVSPIYPLRVVLCACKQIKVPKEMLDSCYKTYELNICNLKCKLHLAENNHMIFLSPFGCKLSAKSLIYPQYWSEYSDVIQASTDLFIDNLTITTTKVKFLIIYTILTSIFLKINTNITMFLSLFHEACNETNQVYLELTLERINYFNSQFLMFVLTKINVGSIKIFVLNDITQAFIMSGPESLSEKNTSHLFYLFTQLPRYWDNEVDNLIIKFHFNKTRVILDPLLFDWLDYNLNFNDKNNSLILLDNYGVDETSSDTSTRKKFPSLHENVHSLSEGECRFNAFNWIKDNYKNDNQKEMTPNNYKIQSSLFTRVILDYYSKWRRLIFNITIDNCTIYQPTLTINCLGVDGIEEAKERALNSNEALKLFVINTSKLNVQSASWNDSYHSEMTSCNILRINDVKLKNFPWTLDLTRFHCFTLINKKVNNFLSIDYFNTTIDSTLKSNVNENHDSSSSLGFCIYINTSPILFSLTNKQLELIDDLLNRNCKIVDKLFTTPCNTNNQSNLKFYNDNFNCSVKNPLSPTQIFFMETDTMSTSASTSKNDVELESINGDSVTAWIQWTITKMIIELLTDDDVESSIEDYNYKVIVEFEDIITSLDWQPIYVKLKNKITSAKIMHYRKLLNEDDSNWMLGDFTGFIMSSKSENLDKKLNEVDFLSFTLTIAKSNNVYHKWMRFKNKFSKNCLFNEDNAFAMSNYVTEIVIEVQMLEIILPINLIQKFKVFLNFRFTKQNSRSSAENFHHKFPLVYLDLKGVTLIIPIDLPSNQRYDTFILTNDGISIIPHADNPICRMILRPDIYELAAQSNILNTPSSILEDRQYQIKVNGISISSTNWINYHVKATERKTPLLFTMNENPALEWNKLENILIDNKSTVCPLINRFDLCCIIAPSMILKSKIIVCGNAIEITCLTDIKMVINLDQIKLFSIFCSKLEQLEIKVNKTSDKCNVNSYYCPTTLPTVQETRNESIQESYRESIQDSGVDVGSSSIDGKIYVNTRDPETTEPYENVINCGKLSIAIYKNADEDPDKSNFKIPLAFIAIYQPNVYISQNNRSRVVRINCFDISVLFSEKDTKIMALPDADCYKNVLVQTKSGDPHPITGIPPSIFVVKWENNSGYCKISAEVGRPTKINVSSALIDQINNLNNEFTRAFDWKKEEKSKSSSFLNDYLMIKNISDIIDVNLTTKQIVVAVMIDYAREIIGNLSELSITLLSKIRKIQASVELNSFVITTNTKGCLKALLNPLSCNFVAKIILESWQDLDESPLIRFQGYSDSINIDLGPEQVKFIEKISSEFQNYLKEYTHEKSDEEEVTQISSTEQYYQDDLRAGAFQFADGTNDQVPLPYQVIFSNYPRKIMAWKYPQPRILTRLNLTNILWNIINDLDIDLDQINCIIEYWNDNLMSYQRFIQFNMSESDNLTSLLNKSPSRAVSCLWRATICSNDEAINSMTPRDLAGCLRIDSYFNSSYIPSIEVTLNINYIKISLFNNFYNHNYNILPFPLDKFKLNNFVPLNQCFADFIVENNCFVYNKWVNDGVISNFIGNLSVKIIDYESMMMHKVLESLELKAQLNKLNPTKFSLTISEMTLRLGPEIAHTLILSLDQWNSTLKNDESCKNCSIFNRIILANDCNLPIRFSQDKTTDDIILQTRECYFYSWRQKSNLKLRVAIKIDQTWVWSDLFKINNNSNYNVIEINVNSKDKVKIHYKIKFITSTQKIIFFTGQLIVKNELTDDFELKLVQYNTTADKTLKSESTFTLLRNHQPQSFLINDISNVTMRLRFMNLTSSTSWTGDIPLKANPKCDQPWLVKLPFNNKNQFLSIWVRNIRENLLNDIKILVILSPLYLIQSWLPNSVDINIETPTLNSSISSVLSGRGERQQIHCPGTFEHHHLLKLMFSEDVNTNLNFPISYNSVDQRNFFKRPENEKIDDILNQLSDNKSVKKNFWPVDENYTWVSVVKSQTYVQINYKDAGLISSTLLVEIRPWCFILNAYSKNINLVSPEIYFMCTIPSNSVTSPPKILEIFHIGVELFNDKFMSPPLQFANSESNRGFIKPQINGLIPLEGNIETFIDCGSVTINLIINSHVIDNTRVIKIMSSHVVCNLTSHSLKLASMYVEKNCSNIDFTTELTGTQLNLPPSKNDGIGLPIESWHNSGIKNYDRNNFNSFISLTLEELNDIHSWSCPIKLDQSFGRNCVSITRGNKAIPIIVMTQKDRDVVYVTIIEDQFPQFTITNSCSFTIMAGHPNPTLDSLELDAPPFNWACNVRPGYSCHYTLKKFGSCIPDSSIDKEIFAQLWLCIPLEQSGGNLKKKVIDKFKNNSVLIKIIEFPVDYPVKFDRFIGLDHNGPIKIIVESWGHSIFINIEPKSNIEVSVRDIRSRLISEKDKLYDSKLPSDSKYSSVKNLQSIENTKCTNSKSEDVESTRSSREKIAVNLNDHSDTVCSLYLHKINIIITQDGDDGVLNEVAALYLTNTFILVTSNIKCLNLKTFIGDLQLDNQLFNNGGYDFPVVLINQKPAAVNKNMVDLSVSPESTVFELKNESLITFELSLDKIYDKNSYKNVYIKVLPTNIYIEDKFISQLLDYLSTIIQPYIFTSSQNLNLITKKSSNDKLLVGVRIPTNVIVDTKIISSPLRLQTLIIEPISILVSVHTSVRLYIALDHSPLHFAIFERRNLFTTPYRLGNALTMHYLSGAIFGAGWVVGSLEILGSPGSFAQAVGLGLKDFISLPFQGLLHGPWGFIMGITHGSASLMKNVTAGTVNSVTKLASSVAKNLDRLTLDNEHLQRQEESRRLKPQGMTQGFYQGLTSFGISILAAVAGLAHHPLQNFLSSDSTTRGIVTGVGLGLVGVVTKPLSGAAELVALTGQGLLQGTGWNPLPLPKRNVKVTTNNSCDLEYRFLWKLMDYIIENHDDILYLINAHLLDTDEKNKPVILILTRKKLIIIDIENDNVQKIFSFNDFHCSDDNMQDSKLFRLIFTTNTNTSKSKNHFYSDEQREINDEMRSRVEQYVLTGGFHNYYSATGNNTVVTSDSNCCNDNSLLFIIDFHKKNYLISIIKLIKRQSLQKDFTVI, encoded by the exons atgtttaaaattgaATCATATATTACACCTATAATTTTGAACTATGTGGGAAAATTTGTTAAGAATTTCAAACCTGAACAATCTCAg GTTTCCCTGTGGGGTGGAGATGcaacattccaaaatttagatctaaaacTGAGTGTTTTGAATGATGAGTTGAAATTACCATTTAAATTCATCAGTGGTCACATTCATGAGCTATCAATTCATGTACCATGGGTTAAAATTGCGTCAGAGCCAATTGTTGTTACGATTAATACTATTGAGTGCATTTTGAAAATGAGAGATGATTCCGAAGTCaatagtgataataattttccacaaaaaattaattttgatactCTACA agaAGAAACACCATCCAGTTACATAAAAACTATCGTTACAAAAGTCGTGAacaatataacaataaattgtaacAACTTAATACTGAAGTTCGTCGAAGAAGATATTGTTCTCAGTGTTAACATAAGATTTTTCGGCTTACAAACTGTGAACAATGAATGGAAACCATCATTTACTGATATCTATACAACTGACATGATACTAAGGAAGTTAATAACCATCGAAGATTTAACTCTCTGTCTAGATCGTATGGATGCTTCtggtaaaattgaaatttatcaaGATCCAGTTGTTTATCGATGCTCGATGACGATTCGTTGGCTAATTGATTATCAAAAACAGAAACCTGATTCAACAGAACGTGAGTCAGTAACGAGATTTGACgttcactgtaaaaaaatagaatttagtATGACTGAACATCAGTTACCAATGATTATGAGGTTAGTtacattgataattaattcattacaaTCTGAATTAAACTCCAGAGATCGTATGTCAGTGAGAAGTTCCGAAGGAAACGATCAAATTTCTGTGTCTAGTGATGACAATTTATTTCCGGGAAGTTCTAATACTTCAGTTATAGCTCGACCAACTAACAATATCAGCTGGAGCTCATGGGCATGGCAGACTGTCACATCATTAGTTCCTGATTGGAATAACGATTTGTCCCTAAATAAATCCTTAGATAACAATAttcaagttattaattttggaatttatGTCGATGAAActgtttttacttttaaagttATCGAAGTTAGTCAAGAAGTCTATtcacgaaaaaatttgaaagttaaaTATCGACCGTGCATTTCACTAAGACTGTCAGCAGTGTCCACATCCGTTTTAGtttatgatattaattttacagcaGTACAAATTAAACTCGGTTACATAGGACTTTATCCACAAGGTAACTGTACCTGTGGATTCtcagaagttaaaaataatcttgagCCCACATTCTATCTAACTGCCGGATCCTTCCAATCAGACTACAATCAAAGTTCACTTTTTGATATAAATGCAAATGAGAACAATGGATTAGcgaaaaattacaaagaaatTATGTCCAAGACTTTACTATCTAAACTTTTTACTAACAATTCTGACAAATCTCCAGCTCTCATGATGGACTTTGttcattttattgaaataccTGCAGAAATGTCCAAGAAAGAATTATTTAGATTCAacggaaattttgaattttgcaaTTTTAAAGAGACAAAAATAACTCGATACTATGTCGGTAATTTAACAGTCAAGATATGCTCTGGTATCATTCATCGTCTCTCCGCTATCGCTGATTTAGTTGAAAAGGATTTTTTGGCTTGTTTTAGTGATAAAAACAATGACACATTAATCGAATCTTCATCAACAACAATTGAAGAGTTCGATGCATTAAATGAATACATAGCGACCGAAAAAGTCGAATTAGTTGTCAATCAATTAActgttgaaatatttttagcaaATCATCATCACGATATCCGTAAAAGTAATTTAGatagtaattcaaaaaattataagttttccCTAGATTATCCTCGGCTCGCATTTGAAATTGACAGAGTCGAGTTGTCTACAGTATCACCTATTTATCCACTGCGAGTAGTCTTGTGTGCGTGCAAACAAATCAAAGTCCCCAAGGAAATGTTGGATAGCTGTTATAAAACATATGaactaaatatatgtaatttaaaatgtaaattacaCCTAGCAGAAAATAAtcatatgatatttttatcccCATTCGGCTGTAAGTTATCTGCCAAGTCTTTAATTTATCCGCAGTATTGGAGTGAGTATAGTGACGTAATTCAAGCGTcgactgatttatttattgacaacTTAACAATTACCACAacgaaagttaaatttttaattatttatacaattttaacatctatttttttaaaaataaatacaaatatcaCAATGTTTTTATCTCTTTTTCACGAGGCATGTAATGAAACAAATCAGGTTTATTTAGAattaactctcgaacgaataaattattttaactcacAGTTTTTAATGTTTGTATTGACTAAAATTAATGTCGggtctattaaaatttttgtattaaatgaCATAACGCAGGCGTTTATTATGTCAGGACCAGAAAGTctgagtgaaaaaaatacaagccACTTATTCTACTTATTTACCCAGCTCCCACGTTATTGGGACAACGAAgtcgataatttaattatcaaatttcattttaataaaacccGCGTTATTCTAGATCCTCTTTTATTCGACTGGTTGgactataatttaaattttaacgataaaaataattcgctGATTTTATTAGACAATTATGGGGTAGATGAGACATCGTCAGATACCagcactagaaaaaaatttccgagcCTGCATGAAAACGTTCACAGTTTATCGGAGGGAGAGTGCCGATTTAATGCATTTAATTGGATTAAAGACAACTATAAAAATGACAACCAAAAAGAAATGAcaccaaataattataaaattcagtcaTCATTATTTACCAGAGTTATTTTGGATTATTATTCCAAATGGCGGcgattaatattcaatataaCTATCGATAACTGTACTATATATCAACCAACCCTGACTATAAACTGCCTTGGAGTTGATGGAATTGAAGAAGCTAAAGAACGCGCGCTAAATTCAAACGAGGcgctaaaattatttgtcatcaATACGTCAAAATTGAATGTACAGTCAGCGAGTTGGAATGACAGCTATCATTCAGAAATGACTTCGTGCaatatattgagaataaatgacgtaaagttaaaaaattttccctggACTCTAGATCTCACAAGATTCCATTGTTTcactttgataaataaaaaagtaaacaattttCTAAGTATTGATTACTTCAACACAACAATTGATTCCACATTAAAGTCTAACGTTAATGAAAATCATGACAGTTCAAGTTCATTAGGATTTTGCATTTACATAAATACGTcgccaattttattttcattaacgaACAAACAATTGGAATTGATTGACGATTTACTGAATAGAAATTGTAaaatagttgataaattatttactacgCCATGTAATACGAATaatcaatcaaatttaaaattttataatgataattttaattgttctgTGAAAAATCCGCTCAGTCcaactcaaatattttttatggaaacTGATACGATGTCAACATCTGCATCAACGTCAAAAAATGACGTAGAGTTGGAGTCGATTAATGGTGACAGTGTTACTGCATGGATTCAATGGACGATAACAAAGATGATCATTGAGTTACTGACGGATGACGACGTAGAATCAAGTATTGAAGATTACAATTACAAAGTTATCGTTGAATTTGAGGACATCATAACGTCATTAGACTGGCAGCCGATTTAtgtgaaattgaaaaacaaaataacaagtgccaaaattatgcattacagaaaattattgaatgaaGATGACAGCAATTGGATGTTAGGTGATTTTACGGGGTTTATAATGTCAAgtaaaagtgaaaatttagacaaaaaattaaatgaagtaGACTTTTTGAGCTTTACTTTGACAATAGCGAAATCAAATAACGTTTATCACAAATGGATgcggtttaaaaataaattttcgaaaaattgtttgttCAACGAAGACAATGCTTTTGCAATGTCCAACTATGTAACCGAAATTGTCATCGAAGTGCAAATGTTAGAGATAATTTTGCCGATTAAtttaatccaaaaatttaaagtatttttgaatttccgtTTTACAAAACAGAATAGTAGATCTAGcgctgaaaattttcatcataagTTTCCACTCGTATACTTGGACCTGAAAGGAGTGACATTAATAATCCCAATAGATTTACCTTCTAATCAACGGTACGACacatttatattaacaaaCGATGGGATTTCCATAATTCCACATGCTGATAATCCCATCTGCCGGATGATTCTACGACCGGACATTTACGAACTTGCTGCGCAATCAAACATCTTGAATACTCCTAGTTCGATTTTAGAGGATCGTCAATaccaaataaaagtaaatggcATCAGTATTTCAAGTACTAACTGGATAAATTATCATGTGAAAGCCACGGAACGGAAAACGCCATTACTGTTTACCATGAACGAGAACCCAGCGTTAGAGTGGaataaacttgaaaatattttgattgacAATAAATCAACAGTGTGTCCATTgataaatagatttgatttGTGCTGTATAATAGCGCCTTCAAtgatattaaaatcaaaaattatcgtaTGTGGGAATGCCATAGAAATCACTTGTCTCACTGATATTAAGATGGTTATTAATCTAGATCAGATAAAATTGTTCTCAATATTTTGTTCTAAACTAGAGCAATTGGAAATTAAAGTCAACAAAACCTCTGATAAGTGTAATGTAAATTCTTACTACTGTCCGACAACTTTACCTACTGTTCAGGAGACTCGGAATGAATCTATCCAAGAATCTTATCGCGAATCAATCCAAGATTCTGGAGTCGATGTTGGTTCCTCAAGTATTGACggtaaaatatatgtaaataccAGAGATCCAGAGACTACAGAGCCATATGAGAATGTAATTAACTGCGGGAAATTGTCAATcgctatttataaaaatgctgATGAAGATCCGGACAAGAGCAACTTTAAAATCCCATTGGCTTTCATCGCAATTTATCAACCCAATGTCTATATTTCTCAGAATAATCGCAGCCGCGTGGTCCGTATTAATTGTTTTGATATATCGGTACTGTTTAGTGAAAAAGACACCAAGATCATGGCTCTGCCGGATGCTGATTgctataaaaatgtattagtACAAACAAAAAGTGGAGATCCGCATCCGATTACGGGAATACCGCCATCTATTTTCGTTGTCAAATGGGAAAATAACTCGGGGTATTGTAAAATATCAGCGGAAGTAGGTCGGCCTACTAAAATAAATGTGTCATCAGCGCTTAttgatcaaataaataatttgaataatgaaTTCACTCGGGCTTTTGATTggaaaaaagaagaaaaatctaaaagctcatcatttttgaatgattatctgatgataaaaaatatcagtgaTATTATTGATGTAAATTTAACTACTAAACAAATAGTTGTGGCTGTTATGATTGATTATGCTAGAGAAATAATTGGCAATTTGTCGGAATTATCAATTACTTTGTTGAGTAAAATAAGGAAAATTCAAGCATCTGTggaattaaattcatttgtgATAACTACCAATACAAAAGGATGCTTGAAAGCTTTATTGAATCCATTATCCTGCAATTTCGTTgcgaaaataatattagagTCATGGCAAGATTTAGATGAATCTCCGTTAATAAGATTTCAAGGCTACAGCGATTCAATAAACATCGATTTGGGTCCAGaacaagttaaatttattgaaaaaatatcaagcgaatttcaaaattatttaaaggaaTACACTCATGAGAAGAGCGATGAAGAAGAAGTAACCCAAATATCATCGACTGAGCAATATTATCAAGATGACTTGAGAGCTGGCGCTTTCCAATTTGCTGATGGAACAAACGATCAAGTTCCGCTACCCTaccaagttattttttcaaactatCCCCGTAAAATAATGGCTTGGAAATATCCGCAGCCGCGAATTTTGACTCGTTTGAATCTAACTAATATTCTGTGGAACATAATCAATGACTTAGACATTGATTTGgatcaaataaattgtataattgAGTATTGGAATGACAACTTGATGTCTTATCAACGtttcattcaatttaatatgTCAGAGTCTGATAATTTGACATCATTACTGAATAAGTCACCATCGAGAGCCGTTTCTTGTCTTTGGAGAGCAACTATTTGTTCAAATGATGAAGCAATTAATTCAATGACACCTCGTGACTTAGCCGGATGTTTGAGAATCGACTCTTATTTCAATTCTTCATATATTCCAAGCATAGAAGTGACTTTGaatatcaattatataaaaatatcactttttaataatttctacaaccataattacaatattttaccATTTCCGCTTGACAAATTTAAGCTGAACAATTTTGTGCCATTGAATCAATGCTTCGCTGACTttatagtagaaaataattgtttcgTATACAATAAGTGGGTTAATGACGgagtaataagtaattttattggaaatttaagTGTCAAAATTATAGATTACGAATCGATGATGATGCACAAAGTACTTGAATCACTTGAGTTGAAAGctcagttaaataaattaaatcctaCCAAGTTTTCATTGACGATAAGCGAAATGACATTAAGACTTGGACCGGAAATAGCTCATACATTAATACTGTCACTAGACCAATGGAATTCGACACTAAAGAATGATGAGAGTTGTAAAAATTgcagtatttttaatagaattattttggCTAATGACTGCAATTTGCCGATAAGGTTTTCTCAAGATAAAACAACTGATGATATTATTCTACAAACCCGCGAGTGCTATTTTTACTCATGGCGgcaaaaatcaaatttgaaattacgcGTCGCAATTAAAATAGATCAGACCTGGGTCTGgagtgatttatttaaaataaataacaacagTAATTACAATGTCATTGAAATCAACGTTAATAGTAAAGATAAAGTTAAAAttcattacaaaataaaatttattacttcgactcaaaaaattatttttttcactgggcaattgatagtaaaaaatgagTTGACTGAcgattttgaattgaaattagTGCAGTATAATACAACTGCTGATAAAACTCTCAAGTCGGAATCGACGTTTACTTTATTAAGAAATCATCAGCCACAATCTTTTTTGATCAACGATATAAGTAATGTTACTATGAGACTACGATTTATGAATCTGACAAGTTCTACATCTTGGACTGGAGACATTCCATTGAAAGCAAATCCAAAATGTGATCAGCCGTGGCTTGTAAAATTACCTTTCAACAACAAGAATCAATTTTTGAGCATTTGGGTTCGTAACATTCGCGAAAATCTACTGAATGATATCAAAATACTAGTAATTTTAAGTCCATTGTATTTGATACAGTCGTGGTTACCGAATTCCGTAGATATTAATATCGAAACACCTACGCTCAATTCATCGATTTCGTCAGTCTTAAGTGGTCGTGGAGAAAGACAACAAATTCACTGTCCCGGTACCTTCGAGCATCAccatttattaaaactaatgTTCAGCGAAGACGTCAacacaaatttgaattttccaatCTCTTATAATTCAGTTGACcaacgaaattttttcaaacgtcCAGAGAACGAAAAAATTGACGACATTTTGAATCAACTGTCGGACAATAAAagtgtaaagaaaaatttctggcCCGTAGATGAAAATTACACTTGGGTTTCTGTCGTTAAATCTCAAACGtatgttcaaataaattataaagacgCGGGTTTAATTTCTAGTACATTACTAGTAGAAATACGTCCCtggtgttttattttaaatgcctacagtaaaaatataaatttagtatcaccagaaatttattttatgtgtaCGATTCCAAGCAATAGTGTCACGTCACCCccgaaaattttggaaatattCCACATTGGAGTTGAATTattcaatgataaatttatgtcTCCGCCCCTTCAGTTTGCGAATTCAGAATCTAATCGCGGATTTATCAAACCTCAGATTAACGGGCTGATACCTTTAGAAGGCAACATTGAAACTTTCATCGATTGTGGATCTGTAACTATtaacttgataattaattccCATGTGATAGATAATACACGAGTCATCAAAATAATGAGCAGTCATGTTGTTTGTAACTTAACCAGCCATTCTTTAAAATTAGCATCCATGTACGTAGAGAAAAATTGTTCAAATATTGACTTCACCACTGAACTAACAGGAACccaattaaatttaccgcCATCTAAAAACGATGGCATAGGACTTCCTATTGAGTCCTGGCACAATTcgggaattaaaaattatgatagaaataatttcaattcatttatttcactAACATTAGAAGAACTGAATGATATTCACAGCTGGTCTTGTCCAATAAAACTCGACCAATCATTCGGACGAAATTGTGTTTCAATCACTAGAGGAAATAAAGCCATTCCAATAATCGTCATGACTCAAAAAGATCGTGATGTAGTTTACGTTACGATAATTGAGGATCAGTTCCCGCAATTTACGATCACTAATTCTTGTTCATTTACGATTATGGCTGGGCATCCGAATCCAACTTTAGATTCATTGGAACTAGACGCGCCACCATTTAATTGGGCTTGCAATGTGAGACCAGGATATTCTTGTCACTATacgcttaaaaaatttggaagcTGTATTCCTGACAGTTCAATTGATAAGGAAATTTTTGCTCAGTTATGGCTGTGTATTCCACTTGAACAAAGTGgcggaaatttgaaaaaaaaagttattgataaatttaaaaataattctgttttgataaaaataattgagtttCCAGTTGACTATCCAGTGAAATTTGATCGATTTATTGGTCTTGACCATAATGGtcccattaaaataattgtggaAAGCTGGGGTcactcaatttttataaatatcgaaCCGAAGTCAAATATTGAGGTGTCAGTTCGCGACATCAGAAGCCGGCTAATAAGTGAAAAAGATAAATTGTACGACTCGAAATTACCAAGtgattcaaaatattcaagtgTTAAAAACTTACAATCGATAGAAAATACCAAATGTACAAATTCAAAGTCTGAAGATGTAGAAAGCACACGTTCATCACGAGAAAAAatcgcggtaaatttaaacgaCCATTCAGATACCGTTTGTTCcctttatttacataaaattaatattataatcacCCAAGACGGTGATGATGGAGTTTTAAACGAAGTCGCTGCACTTTACTTaactaatacatttattttagtaaCATCAAATATCAAATGTCTCAATTTGAAAACATTCATTGGTGATTTACAGTTAgacaatcaattatttaataatggcGGCTATGATTTTCCAGTTGTTCTTATAAACCAAAAACCAGCAgcagtgaataaaaatatggtcGATTTATCAGTCTCTCCTGAGTCTActgtatttgaattaaaaaatgaatcttTGATTACTTTCGAGCTTTCATTAGACAAAATATACgacaaaaattcatataaaaatgtatacataaaaGTATTACCGACAAATATTTACattgaagataaatttatttctcaattATTGGACTATCTCTCAACGATAATCCAACCCTACATTTTTACAtcttctcaaaatttaaatttgataacaaaaaaatcttcGAATGATAAATTACTAGTCGGCGTTCGGATTCCTACTAATGTCATAGTGGACACTAAAATAATTAGCTCGCCATTGAGACTGCAAACTTTAATAATCGAGCCGATTTCAATTCTTGTAAGTGTTCATACATCTGTGAGACTTTACATAGCTTTAGATCATTCCCCATTACATTTTGCTATTTTTGAAAGACGTAATCTCTTTACAACACCTTATAGATTAGGCAATGCCTTGACGATGCATTATTTATCAGGGGCAATTTTCGGTGCAGGGTGGGTAGTTGGTTCGTTGGAAATTCTCGGTTCCCCAGGAAGTTTTGCTCAGGCAGTAGGACTAGGTCTCAAAGATTTCATATCTCTACCGTTCCAAGGTTTACTTCACGGCCCGTGGGGATTTATTATGGGGATTACGCATGGGTCTGCAAGTCTAATGAAAAACGTAACTGCAGGTACAGTTAACTCAGTGACTAAATTAGCATCAAGTGTTGCAAAAAATCTCGACCGTCTGACTCTCGATAATGAGCACTTGCAGCGACAAGAAGAGTCGAGAAGACTAAAGCCTCAGGGAATGACCCAGGGCTTTTATCAAGGGCTCACAAGCTTCGGAATAAGTATTTTAGCAGCAGTCGCTGGCCTTGCTCATCACCCACTTCAAAATTTCTTGTCCAGTGACTCCACAACTCGAGGCATTGTTACGGGAGTTGGATTAGGGCTCGTGGGAGTTGTGACAAAACCTCTTAGTGGTGCTGCAGAGCTTGTCGCACTTACTGGCCAAGGATTACTTCAAGGTACTGGTTGGAATCCACTGCCATTACCAAAACGTAATGTCAAAGTTACTACCAACAATTCCTGTGATTTAGAATATCGATTTTTATGGAAACTTATGGattatattattgaaaatcatgatgatattttgtatttgataaatgcacatttacttgatactgatgaaaaaaataaaccggtaatattaattttaacaagaaaaaaattgatcattattgatattgaaaatgataatgtacaaaaaatattttcgtttAATGACTTCCATTGCTCAGATGATAATATGCAAGACTCTAAATTATTTAGGCTGATATTTACAACAAATACAAACACAAGCAAGtcaaaaaatcacttttattCAGACGAACAAAGGGAAATAAATGACGAAATGAGATCGAGAGTAGAACAATATGTTTTGACTGGTGggtttcataattattatagtgCTACTGGCAATAACACTGTAGTTACCTCTGATTCGAACTGTTGTAATGACAAttctttgttatttattatagattttcataaaaaaaattatttgataagcATTATTAAGTTGATAAAAAGACAGAGTCTACAAAAAGATTTCACTgttatataa